A part of Dasypus novemcinctus isolate mDasNov1 chromosome 5, mDasNov1.1.hap2, whole genome shotgun sequence genomic DNA contains:
- the FERD3L gene encoding fer3-like protein gives MAAYPESCVDTTVLDFVADLSLASPGGPLLCDFAPGIPFGDRALVFLEGRPRRLARFEEVDPEEDEGEVNEGYEEEEEEERGRGACLLGRPKRKRVITYAQRQAANIRERKRMFNLNEAFDQLRRKVPTFAYEKRLSRIETLRLAIVYISFMTELLESCKKKETG, from the coding sequence ATGGCAGCCTATCCGGAGAGCTGCGTGGACACCACCGTGCTGGACTTCGTCGCAGACCTGTCCCTGGCCTCGCCGGGAGGCCCTCTCCTCTGCGACTTCGCACCCGGCATCCCCTTTGGGGACCGAGCCCTTGTGTTCCTAGAGGGAAGGCCCAGGAGGCTGGCGCGCTTTGAGGAGGTGGATCCAGAGGAAGATGAAGGCGAAGTCAACGAGGGgtacgaggaggaggaggaggaagagcggGGAAGAGGCGCTTGCCTTCTGGGCCGCCCCAAGAGGAAAAGGGTCATCACCTACGCCCAGCGCCAGGCAGCTAACATCCGGGAGAGGAAGCGGATGTTCAACCTCAACGAGGCTTTCGACCAGCTGCGGAGGAAAGTGCCCACTTTTGCTTATGAGAAGAGGCTGTCCCGGATCGAAACCCTGCGCCTGGCCATAGTCTACATCTCCTTCATGACCGAGCTCTTGGAGAGCTGCAAGAAGAAGGAAACCGGCTGA